The proteins below come from a single Leptolyngbya sp. FACHB-261 genomic window:
- a CDS encoding DsbA family protein has protein sequence MSDDRSHRSLLVPPSPQDWIQGILSSKVVLVMYGDYQCPRSADVYKLIKAIKRELSAAFGDAYLCFIFRHFPQTQIYPHAQRAAQVAEAAAAQGKFWLMSDTLFDHQQRLENGYLIEYANDLGLDIPQFLKELSKQVHVDRINEDIEGGIESGVTTAPALFINGIRYTERWNTTELMAAMIAASH, from the coding sequence ATGAGCGACGATCGTAGCCACAGGTCTTTACTTGTACCACCTTCACCTCAAGATTGGATTCAAGGTATTCTGAGTTCCAAGGTCGTGCTGGTGATGTACGGAGACTATCAATGCCCTAGAAGTGCGGACGTTTACAAGCTGATTAAAGCGATCAAACGAGAGCTTAGTGCTGCTTTTGGAGATGCTTATTTATGCTTCATCTTCCGTCATTTTCCACAAACACAGATTTATCCCCATGCTCAACGGGCAGCCCAAGTCGCCGAAGCCGCCGCCGCCCAAGGAAAGTTTTGGTTGATGAGCGATACTTTATTTGACCATCAGCAAAGGTTGGAAAACGGTTATCTTATCGAGTACGCCAATGATTTAGGGCTTGACATTCCTCAATTTCTCAAAGAGTTGTCTAAACAAGTGCATGTCGATCGCATCAATGAAGATATCGAAGGCGGAATAGAGAGTGGAGTAACGACTGCCCCAGCCCTGTTTATCAATGGAATTCGGTATACCGAGCGCTGGAACACGACGGAGTTGATGGCAGCCATGATTGCTGCAAGTCATTAA
- a CDS encoding SDR family oxidoreductase gives MILQDKVALVTGGTTGIGRATAIAYAQQQAKVVVVGRRIDEGEETVRLIKDTGGEAIFVQADVTKEADVEAMVDKAVDVFGRLDIAFNNAGTVGENPSLIEQTEAEYERIMNVNVKGVWLSMKYEIAQMLKQGSGSIVNTASANGVVALPSVPLYTASKHALIGLTKAAALQYAKAGIRINIVAPAAIETDMFEAATGGQDEVKAYITGLHPIGRIGTPLEVANAVLFLSSDMASFTTGATLLVDGGYVAQ, from the coding sequence ATGATACTGCAAGATAAAGTGGCGTTAGTCACTGGTGGCACAACGGGAATTGGTCGAGCAACCGCGATCGCTTATGCTCAACAACAAGCAAAGGTGGTGGTGGTTGGTCGTCGAATTGATGAGGGTGAAGAAACGGTTCGATTGATTAAGGATACTGGCGGAGAGGCAATTTTTGTGCAAGCCGATGTCACAAAAGAAGCCGATGTTGAAGCAATGGTTGATAAAGCGGTTGACGTTTTTGGTCGGTTAGATATTGCATTTAACAATGCAGGAACTGTCGGCGAAAACCCCTCATTGATTGAGCAAACAGAAGCGGAATACGAGCGCATTATGAACGTCAATGTCAAAGGCGTTTGGTTGTCGATGAAATATGAAATCGCTCAGATGTTGAAACAGGGAAGCGGTTCGATCGTCAATACGGCATCTGCGAATGGAGTAGTTGCACTTCCTAGCGTACCCCTTTACACCGCGAGTAAACATGCGTTAATCGGTTTAACAAAAGCTGCTGCGCTCCAATATGCTAAAGCGGGTATTCGCATCAATATCGTTGCACCAGCAGCAATTGAAACAGATATGTTTGAAGCTGCTACAGGTGGGCAGGATGAAGTCAAAGCTTACATAACAGGACTTCACCCGATCGGACGAATTGGAACACCGCTTGAAGTTGCAAATGCAGTTCTGTTTTTATCATCTGACATGGCATCTTTCACAACAGGTGCAACATTGCTGGTAGATGGTGGGTATGTAGCGCAGTAG
- a CDS encoding ester cyclase, translating to MVKEQTVDGQASLQATTNLTPAQESLQALWEEHLQYEFGTHSTEDALATMVEDAYVNHIPVMIGGVGKPALREFYSKYLIPQMPPDMELTPISRTIGTDQLVDEMVAKFTHTVWMEWILPGVAPTGKRVEVPVVAIIRFRDGKLAHQHIYWDQASVLVQVGLLDPSTLPVVGVDSACKAIDPNLPSNTLIDRD from the coding sequence ATGGTCAAAGAGCAAACTGTAGACGGACAAGCTTCTTTACAAGCAACTACCAATTTGACACCAGCCCAGGAGTCTTTGCAAGCACTTTGGGAAGAGCATTTACAGTACGAGTTTGGCACTCACAGTACTGAAGATGCCCTCGCTACGATGGTTGAAGATGCTTACGTTAACCACATCCCGGTAATGATTGGGGGAGTCGGGAAACCAGCACTGCGCGAGTTTTATTCCAAATACCTCATTCCACAGATGCCGCCCGACATGGAGTTGACCCCAATCTCGCGCACGATCGGGACAGATCAACTCGTGGATGAAATGGTGGCTAAGTTCACTCATACTGTTTGGATGGAATGGATATTACCCGGCGTTGCTCCCACCGGAAAACGGGTGGAAGTGCCAGTAGTAGCGATTATTCGGTTTCGTGACGGCAAGTTAGCCCACCAACACATTTACTGGGATCAGGCAAGTGTATTGGTTCAAGTCGGCTTGCTCGATCCGAGTACACTTCCCGTCGTGGGCGTTGACAGTGCATGTAAGGCGATCGATCCCAACTTACCTTCAAACACACTAATCGATCGCGACTAA